In Cololabis saira isolate AMF1-May2022 chromosome 1, fColSai1.1, whole genome shotgun sequence, the following proteins share a genomic window:
- the LOC133442200 gene encoding cell adhesion molecule Dscam2-like isoform X2, which produces MDYCYFFLFFCLLNSLLDVRVSGCDVNCADTPIFSLSRLVVRHGDPASVTCVACQKNCTEEDVGLETSVGNAVQNGTTLSWTVKSMTEWSVKMLCYYRTTDVEQCCTKLPVTVYQPPDNVSISLAGHAGPMRESSQYTLQCDVQNAAPLRNLTVTFYKGQTVLDRQQSTKTIIEEKKPADEQFTWDFTASKEDNGIQFWCEAELELGPDGPQIPPVVKSGKLTATIHYGPELKQSANPDTITIIKGETLHLDCSAEGNPVPSYNWTLPSGDSSYSGSVLTIESVGFDHGGQYVCTVGNSVKSVQLNFTVAVQVNPLYYIIPIVISLAVLLAVIVIIGYRHCYKQKRMDHILER; this is translated from the exons ATGGATTATTGCtatttctttttgttcttttgtttgctGAATTCCCTGCTCGACGTCCGGGTGTCCGGATGCG atgtAAACTGTGCAGATACGCCTATTTTCAGTCTGTCCAGACTGGTGGTGAGGCACGGCGACCCAGCATCTGTCACATGTGTAGCTTGTCAGAAGAACTGCACTGAAGAGGATGTTGGTTTGGAAACATCTGTGGGAAACGCAGTGCAAAATGGAACCACATTGTCATGGACGGTTAAAAGCATGACTGAATGGAGCGTAAAAATGCTGTGTTATTATAGGACCACTGATGTTGAGCAGTGTTGCACTAAACTCCCTGTTACTGTATATC AGCCTCCAGATAATGTGTCCATCAGCCTTGCAGGACACGCTGGACCGATGCGCGAGTCTAGCCAGTACACACTGCAGTGTGACGTACAGAACGCAGCTCCTCTTAGAAACCTGACAGTGACCTTCTACAAAGGCCAGACAGTACTGGATCGACAACAATCCACCAAAACCATTATAGAAGAAAAGAAACCAGCCGATGAGCAGTTCACCTGGGACTTTACTGCCAGTAAAGAAGATAACGGGATCCAGTTCTGGTGTGAAGCAGAGCTGGAACTGGGACCTGACGGACCGCAGATCCCTCCAGTGGTGAAGTCAGGAAAACTCACTGCCACAATTCACT ATGGACCTGAACTGAAGCAGTCTGCAAATCCAGACACAATCACAATTATAAAAGGAGAAACTCTACATCTGGACTGCTCTGCTGAGGGAAACCCCGTCCCCTCATACAACTGGACGCTCCCATCGGGTGATTCTTCCTACAGCGGCAGTGTTCTCACCATTGAATCTGTGGGTTTTGACCATGGAGGGCAGTACGTTTGTACTGTTGGCAACAGCGTGAAATCAGTCCAACTGAATTTTACCGTGGCTGTCCAAG TTAACCCCCTGTACTACATTATACCTATAGTCATTTCATTGGCTGTTTTGTTGGCTGTTATAGTGATAATTGGATACCGGCATTGCTATAAACAGAAAAGAATGG ATCATATCTTGGAACGTTGA
- the cdc37 gene encoding hsp90 co-chaperone Cdc37 isoform X2 translates to MLESRVGEAEKMSLDYSVWDHIYVSDDEDVACPFVDTPSLFRMRHRERLEKMAEFQQRGEDLQDNYVECQHLLAEAQRRLEDMEEGKKEGEDEEEREAELKKVRAEVKKLKKDEKSFQKLIEEYRQEEKKLPWNVDTISKEGFSKSVLNIKPVKKEEATEEENVEKHKTFVEKNAKEIKHFGMLRRWDDSQKYLSDNPHLVCEETANCLVVICIDFEIDEKHALMEQVAHQAIVMQSILDLARTLNVDPRGCFRQFFSKIKIADKPYQDAFSRELELLKDRVRKCAQIKMEGAMKELEEEEMQKRLGPGGLDPVEVYESLPQEFQRSFDEKNIQMMQEAMDKLDPEDDTI, encoded by the exons ATGCTGGAGTCCCGTGTTGGTGAAGCAGAGAAGATGAGCCTCGACTACAGCGTCTGGGACCACATCTACGTGTCCGACGATGAAGACGTCGCCTGTCCCTTCGTGGACACTCCGAGCTTGTTCAGGATGAGACACCGG GAGCGGCTGGAGAAGATGGCTGAGTTTCAGCAGAGAGGTGAAGACCTGCAAGATAACTATGTAGAATGCCAGCATCTGCTAGCGGAAGCTCAGAGACGCCTGGAAGAcatggaagaaggaaagaaggaaggagaggatgaggaggagagagaggctgAGCTGAAGAAAGTCCGGGCCGAGGTGAAGAAACTGAAGAAGGATGAAAAGTCCTTTCAGAAACTGATAGAGGAATACCGGCAAGAAGAAAAGAAGTTACCTTGGAATGTTGACACTATCAGCAAAGAAGGTTTTAGCAAG AGTGTACTCAACATCAAGCctgtaaaaaaggaggaagcaACAGAGGAGGAAAATGTGGAAAAGCACAAGACCTTTGTGGAAAAGAATGCCAAAGAAATCAAACACTTTG GTATGTTGCGACGTTGGGACGACAGTCAGAAATATTTGTCGGACAACCCACACCTGGTGTGTGAGGAGACGGCAAATTGTCTAGTTGTCATCTGCATTGACTTTGAAATAGATGAG AAACATGCACTCATGGAGCAGGTTGCCCATCAGGCCATCGTCATGCAGTCCATCTTGGATTTGGCTCGGACGCTGAATGTTGACCCGAGAGGCTGCTTCAGACAGTTCTTCTCAAAAATCAAA ATTGCAGATAAGCCATACCAAGATGCTTTCAGCCGTGAGTTGGAGCTGCTAAAAGATCGAGTCCGCAAATGTGCACAGATTAAAATGGAGGGTGCGAtgaaggagctggaggaagaggagatgcAGAAGAGACTTGGTCCAGGAGGTTTAGACCCAGTAGAGGTCTATGAATCACTTCCCCAG GAATTTCAAAGGAGCTTTGATGAGAAGAACATTCAGATGATGCAGGAGGCGATGGACAAGCTTGATCCTGAG GACGATACCATCTGA
- the cdc37 gene encoding hsp90 co-chaperone Cdc37 isoform X1, whose product MLESRVGEAEKMSLDYSVWDHIYVSDDEDVACPFVDTPSLFRMRHRERLEKMAEFQQRGEDLQDNYVECQHLLAEAQRRLEDMEEGKKEGEDEEEREAELKKVRAEVKKLKKDEKSFQKLIEEYRQEEKKLPWNVDTISKEGFSKSVLNIKPVKKEEATEEENVEKHKTFVEKNAKEIKHFGMLRRWDDSQKYLSDNPHLVCEETANCLVVICIDFEIDEKHALMEQVAHQAIVMQSILDLARTLNVDPRGCFRQFFSKIKIADKPYQDAFSRELELLKDRVRKCAQIKMEGAMKELEEEEMQKRLGPGGLDPVEVYESLPQEFQRSFDEKNIQMMQEAMDKLDPEEGRYHLMRCIDSGLWVPDKGEGEVEEEEEEEDYE is encoded by the exons ATGCTGGAGTCCCGTGTTGGTGAAGCAGAGAAGATGAGCCTCGACTACAGCGTCTGGGACCACATCTACGTGTCCGACGATGAAGACGTCGCCTGTCCCTTCGTGGACACTCCGAGCTTGTTCAGGATGAGACACCGG GAGCGGCTGGAGAAGATGGCTGAGTTTCAGCAGAGAGGTGAAGACCTGCAAGATAACTATGTAGAATGCCAGCATCTGCTAGCGGAAGCTCAGAGACGCCTGGAAGAcatggaagaaggaaagaaggaaggagaggatgaggaggagagagaggctgAGCTGAAGAAAGTCCGGGCCGAGGTGAAGAAACTGAAGAAGGATGAAAAGTCCTTTCAGAAACTGATAGAGGAATACCGGCAAGAAGAAAAGAAGTTACCTTGGAATGTTGACACTATCAGCAAAGAAGGTTTTAGCAAG AGTGTACTCAACATCAAGCctgtaaaaaaggaggaagcaACAGAGGAGGAAAATGTGGAAAAGCACAAGACCTTTGTGGAAAAGAATGCCAAAGAAATCAAACACTTTG GTATGTTGCGACGTTGGGACGACAGTCAGAAATATTTGTCGGACAACCCACACCTGGTGTGTGAGGAGACGGCAAATTGTCTAGTTGTCATCTGCATTGACTTTGAAATAGATGAG AAACATGCACTCATGGAGCAGGTTGCCCATCAGGCCATCGTCATGCAGTCCATCTTGGATTTGGCTCGGACGCTGAATGTTGACCCGAGAGGCTGCTTCAGACAGTTCTTCTCAAAAATCAAA ATTGCAGATAAGCCATACCAAGATGCTTTCAGCCGTGAGTTGGAGCTGCTAAAAGATCGAGTCCGCAAATGTGCACAGATTAAAATGGAGGGTGCGAtgaaggagctggaggaagaggagatgcAGAAGAGACTTGGTCCAGGAGGTTTAGACCCAGTAGAGGTCTATGAATCACTTCCCCAG GAATTTCAAAGGAGCTTTGATGAGAAGAACATTCAGATGATGCAGGAGGCGATGGACAAGCTTGATCCTGAG GAAGGACGATACCATCTGATGAGGTGCATTGATTCAGGACTCTGGGTCCCTGataaaggagagggagaggtggaggaggaggaagaggaggaagattatGAATAA
- the LOC133442200 gene encoding cell adhesion molecule Dscam2-like isoform X1, with the protein MDYCYFFLFFCLLNSLLDVRVSGCDVNCADTPIFSLSRLVVRHGDPASVTCVACQKNCTEEDVGLETSVGNAVQNGTTLSWTVKSMTEWSVKMLCYYRTTDVEQCCTKLPVTVYQPPDNVSISLAGHAGPMRESSQYTLQCDVQNAAPLRNLTVTFYKGQTVLDRQQSTKTIIEEKKPADEQFTWDFTASKEDNGIQFWCEAELELGPDGPQIPPVVKSGKLTATIHYGPELKQSANPDTITIIKGETLHLDCSAEGNPVPSYNWTLPSGDSSYSGSVLTIESVGFDHGGQYVCTVGNSVKSVQLNFTVAVQVNPLYYIIPIVISLAVLLAVIVIIGYRHCYKQKRMGKYNLKDVFRFQKKHSLVPTIE; encoded by the exons ATGGATTATTGCtatttctttttgttcttttgtttgctGAATTCCCTGCTCGACGTCCGGGTGTCCGGATGCG atgtAAACTGTGCAGATACGCCTATTTTCAGTCTGTCCAGACTGGTGGTGAGGCACGGCGACCCAGCATCTGTCACATGTGTAGCTTGTCAGAAGAACTGCACTGAAGAGGATGTTGGTTTGGAAACATCTGTGGGAAACGCAGTGCAAAATGGAACCACATTGTCATGGACGGTTAAAAGCATGACTGAATGGAGCGTAAAAATGCTGTGTTATTATAGGACCACTGATGTTGAGCAGTGTTGCACTAAACTCCCTGTTACTGTATATC AGCCTCCAGATAATGTGTCCATCAGCCTTGCAGGACACGCTGGACCGATGCGCGAGTCTAGCCAGTACACACTGCAGTGTGACGTACAGAACGCAGCTCCTCTTAGAAACCTGACAGTGACCTTCTACAAAGGCCAGACAGTACTGGATCGACAACAATCCACCAAAACCATTATAGAAGAAAAGAAACCAGCCGATGAGCAGTTCACCTGGGACTTTACTGCCAGTAAAGAAGATAACGGGATCCAGTTCTGGTGTGAAGCAGAGCTGGAACTGGGACCTGACGGACCGCAGATCCCTCCAGTGGTGAAGTCAGGAAAACTCACTGCCACAATTCACT ATGGACCTGAACTGAAGCAGTCTGCAAATCCAGACACAATCACAATTATAAAAGGAGAAACTCTACATCTGGACTGCTCTGCTGAGGGAAACCCCGTCCCCTCATACAACTGGACGCTCCCATCGGGTGATTCTTCCTACAGCGGCAGTGTTCTCACCATTGAATCTGTGGGTTTTGACCATGGAGGGCAGTACGTTTGTACTGTTGGCAACAGCGTGAAATCAGTCCAACTGAATTTTACCGTGGCTGTCCAAG TTAACCCCCTGTACTACATTATACCTATAGTCATTTCATTGGCTGTTTTGTTGGCTGTTATAGTGATAATTGGATACCGGCATTGCTATAAACAGAAAAGAATGGGTAAGTACAACTTGAAGGATGTTTTCCGATTTCAAAAGAAGCACAGTTTGGTACCCACTATAGAGTAA